One genomic window of Nicotiana sylvestris chromosome 10, ASM39365v2, whole genome shotgun sequence includes the following:
- the LOC138879942 gene encoding uncharacterized protein, with product MGDASARKELEETSQNVAITKETATHLDQPITSAAKSDDKSSLIQNLVAEIKKLTSRVQGFEGNKGVEGLNYEDLYVQPDVELPEGYKPPKFEMFDGTGDPRVHLRMYCDKLVGVGRDEKIHIKLFMRSLKGDTLSWYISQDAKKWTSWVNMASDFMDRFRFNTENAPDVFYIHNLKKTPTEIFREYATRWRSEVAKVRPALEEEQMNRFLVHAQDLQYYERLMLIEGQKFSDIIKLGERIEEGIKNGMVIASRHCKLPTRLYNLVARRRKRM from the exons atgggagATGCAAGCGCTAGAAAGGAACTTGAGGAAACTTCTCAGAATGTTGCAATCACCAAGGAGACTGCTACTCATCTAGA TCAGCCAATCACAAGTGCAGCCAAGTCAGATGACAAGAGTTCCCTCATTCAGAATTTGGTCGCTGAGATCAAGAAGTTGACTAGTCGGGTTCAAGGTTTCGAAGGTAACAAAGGTGTCGAGGGGTTGAATTACGAAGATCTCTatgttcagccagatgttgagctcccggaggggtacaaaccccccaagttcgagatgttcgatggtacaggtgatcccagggtacACTTGAGAATgtattgtgacaagttggtaggaGTCGGAAGGGACGAGAAAATCCACataaagctgttcatgaggagtttgaagggtgaTACTTTATCATGGTATATTAGCCAGGATGCAAAGAAATGGACTAGTTGGGTGAacatggcgtctgactttatggaccggtttaggttcaacactgagaacgcaccagatgtgttctatatccacAATCTCAAGAAGACGCCCACAGAGATCTTtcgcgaatatgctactcgttggaggtcagaagttgctaaggtcagaccggccttggaggaagaacaaatgaataggtttttAGTCCATGCTCAGGATCTGCAATACTACGAGAGGCTGATGCTGATAGAGGGCCAaaagttctccgacatcatcaagttgggagaaaggattgaagaaggcatcaaaaacgGTATGGTCATAGCCTCGAGGCATTGCAagctaccaacaaggctttacaatCTGGTGGCTCGTCGAAGAAAAAGGATGTAA